The nucleotide window ATCTTCCGCTATGGGCTGGAATGCCTGCTGCCGGACCTCGTGGAATTCGTCCATGGTCCGGGCTGCCCGGTGTGCGTGCTGCCCATGGGCCGGGTGGACGATTGCGTCGCCATCGCCGAGCGGGAAGAGGTGATCTTCGCCACCTTCGGCGACGCCATGCGCGTGCCGGGTTCGAAGAAGAGCCTGCTCCAGGCCAAGGCGGACGGGGCGGACGTGCGCATGGTCTATTCGCCCCTTGATGCGCTCACCTTGGCGAAGCGCAATCCCGAGCGGCAGGTGGTGTTCTTCGGCCTCGGCTTCGAGACCACCATGCCCTCCACCGCGCTCACCGTGTTGCGGGCGGCGCGGGAGCGGGTTCGGAACTTCTCCCTGTTCTGCAACCACATCACCATCATCCCCACGCTCCGGGCGCTGCTGGAGCAGCCGGACCTCGGCATCGACGGCTTCATCGGGCCGGGGCATGTCTCCATGGTCATCGGAACGTCGCCTTACCGCTTCATCGCCGAGGAGTTCCACAAGCCCCTCGTGGTGGCGGGCTTCGAGCCCATCGACCTGTTGCAATCCCTGCTGATGGTGCTGCGCCAGATCGAGGCCGGGACGGCGCGGATCGAGAACCAGTATGCCCGCGTGGTGCCGGAGCATGGCAATC belongs to Xanthobacter autotrophicus Py2 and includes:
- a CDS encoding hydrogenase expression/formation protein HypD (TIGRFAM: hydrogenase expression/formation protein HypD~PFAM: hydrogenase formation HypD protein~KEGG: sal:Sala_3210 hydrogenase expression/formation protein HypD) yields the protein MRYVDEFRDPALASALVKEIGAISVRLERGRDRPFAIMEVCGGHTHAIFRYGLECLLPDLVEFVHGPGCPVCVLPMGRVDDCVAIAEREEVIFATFGDAMRVPGSKKSLLQAKADGADVRMVYSPLDALTLAKRNPERQVVFFGLGFETTMPSTALTVLRAARERVRNFSLFCNHITIIPTLRALLEQPDLGIDGFIGPGHVSMVIGTSPYRFIAEEFHKPLVVAGFEPIDLLQSLLMVLRQIEAGTARIENQYARVVPEHGNPQALKAVEEVYEPRETFEWRGLGSIAGSGVRLRAPYAAFDAEKRFAVPDVKVADPSSCRCGEVLTGAVKPWACPEFGTGCTPETPLGALMVSSEGSCAAYYQYGGVRGEAA